GTCACATCATCCAATTGTTGTGCCGAAAGATGCTGGAAGGTCTCGCGAATATTCTCGATTGCTGCTTCCATGAGCGGGAACGCGGCGCTGCCCTTTGAAGGCTGGATCGCGCTCGCGCGGTTCCATGGCGATTGCACCTGCGCTGCCAGTTCCTCCTGAAGCGCTCCCTGAAAATCCGGGTAGCTCTGGAAGCCAAGCCGGGCAACAAAGCGTAGAATCGTCGGTGAACTGACGCCGGCCTGAGTCGAAAACTCGGCCACAGTACGCAAGCCAATCAACGGATAATTGGCGATCAACGTCTGCGCGGCCTTGCGTTCCGATGCGGGCATTGCGTCGATTTTCTCAGCTATCAGCTCGGAAATGCTGGTGGTCATCGATGTTTCCCCCGTTATTCGCGCCATGGCGGCCTGCAAATGGCGCTTTTCTGCGATCTGGTGTTCATGGACTTCAAGTCCACTGCGCTCCATTTCTCGAAAATCACCATGTTCGGCTCGCCATGATCACGTATCTCGACACAGTCAAATTTCCAGAGTTCTGATTTTCGGATTTGACAATCTTGCCTGTTATGTATCAAATCATACGAGAGCGGAAATAAAAACAAAAAATGTAACGTAAGATACAGTTGCCGAAGAGGGCAGATGAGCCAACGTCTTTCTCAGAGGACGCCGCGGACAGTGGCAAATGACTGGAATCCAGTCCGGGTATCGAACCCCGACGGGCGCTCGCAGTTTGTCATCCTTTGCGACCATGCCTCCAACTACATTCCTGATGGCTTCGGCACGCTTGGCCTCGATCCGGACGACTTGCAGAAACATATTGCCTGGGACCCAGGCGCGTTGGGCGTCAGTCAGGTAATGAGCCGGGAGCTCGACGCGGCACTGGTCGAATCCTGCGTGTCGCGCCTCATCATCGATTGCAACCGCCCGCTCGATGCGCCGGACCTGGTGCCGTCGTTGAGTGAGGCGACAACGATTCCCGGCAATGTGGATCTGGATGAATCAGCCAAATCGCAGCGGGTAGCACTTTCGCATAAGCCATATCACGCGGCCATCGAGAAACTGGCAGATGAGCGGGCAACCACAGGCCTGCCTGATCCGATCTATGTGGCGGTGCATTCCTATACGCCCGTCTATCGTGGGGTGACCCGTGCCTGGCACATCGGCATCATTCATGATGCCGATGACAGGGTTGCCGCGCCATTGATTGCCGGGCTGCAGGCGTTGAGTGAGTTCAATGTCGGCATCAATGAACCTTATTCACCGGCAGACCGTGTCTATTATACGCTGGAGAGACACGCTTCTGCTTTTGGATTACCCGCTGTGATGATCGAGATTCTGAAACGATCTGATCACGACAGCTCAAGAAGAGAAGGCGTGGGGCGGGCTGCTCTCAGGCCTTCTGCGCGACATCGTACAAAACCTGCCTTCGGGAATGGCGGGAATATCAAAGAAGGAAACGGTAAACGGGAAGTAGGGGCATGCAGCTCCCAACAGGGCGGTATCTGACGTTGGAACTCTTTTAAAGAATAATAGGGGAACGTGATGACACACCATGATTATACGGACACTGACAAGCTGGAGGACGTAAAGGTCCTGCACGGCATGGGCTATGCCCAGGAACTGGAACGGCGAATGAGCCGTTTTTCGAACTTCGCAATATCATTCTCGATCATCTGCATCCTGTCCGGCGGTATCAATTCGCTGGCACAGGCTACTTCCGGCGCCGGCGGCGCGGCGATCGGCATCGGCTGGCCGCTTGGCTGCCTTGTCTCCGCGGTTTTCGCCATCGCCATGGCACAGATCAGCTCCGCCTACCCGACTGCAGGCGGGCTTTATCACTGGGGTTCCATCCTCGGCAATCGCGGTACTGGCTGGCTGACCGCCTGGTTCAACCTGCTTGGTCTCATCACCGTTCTGGGCGCCATCAATGTCGGTACCTACTACTTCTTCATAGGCGCCTTCGGTGGTTATCTAGGAATAGAGGATTCTACGACGGTGCGGATCATATTCCTTGCCATCCTGACGGGATTGCAGGCGCTCATCAATCATATGGGCATTGGCTTGACCGCCAAGCTTACCGACTTTTCGGGCTATCTCATCTTCGTCACTGCAATCGCACTTTCGGTCGTGTGCCTTGCCGTTGCGGACAGCTATGACATTGGCCGCCTCTTCACCTTCTCCAACTATTCCGGTGAAGCCGGTGGCAATGTCTGGCCGAGCACGTCCGGTGTATGGGTTTTCCTGCTTGGCCTGTTGCTGCCGATCTACACGATCACTGGCTATGATGCATCTGCGCATACGTCGGAAGAAACCGTGAAGGCGGCTCATTCCGTACCGCGTGGCATGGTGTCGTCGGTGCTGTGGTCTGCAGTCTTCGGTTACATCATGCTCTGCTCGTTCGTGCTCATGATCCCTGACATGAACGCGGCTGCCGCCCAAGGCTGGAACGTCTTCTTCTGGGCGATGGGCGAACAGGTCAACCCGCTGATCAAGGATATTCTCTACTTCCTGATCTTCATCTGCCAGTTCCTGTGCGGACTTGCGACGGTCACTTCCGTCTCGCGCATGATCTTCGCCTTTGCCCGAGACAAGGGACTTCCCGGCTCCAGTGCCTTGTCGAAAGTCAGCCCGCAGCACCGCACTCCGGTCGCTGCGATCTGGACAGGCTCGATCCTCTCGGTCCTGTTTGTCTGGGGCTCGTCGCTTGTGTCGATAGGCGAAACACCGGTCTATACGATCGTCGTTTCCTGCACGGTCATCTTCCTCTTCTTCTCGTTCGCCATTCCGATTGCGCTGGGTTTCTTTGCCTGGGGCACGCCGAAATGGGACAAGATGGGGCCTTGGAATCTGGGCGAGGGCACGTTCAAGCTCTTTGCGGTGCTTTCAGCGCTCGCGATGGCCTTGATCTTCATCATTGGCATTCAGCCGCCAAATGAATGGGCGCTCTACATCACTGTTGGCTTCCTGATCGTCACTGCAATCGTCTGGTACGGGTTCGAGAAGCGCCGCTTCCGCGGACCACCCATCGGCGACGAAGTTGCCAGGCGCGCCGCGGAAATCGCGGCAGCGGAAAAGGCAGTCGGCGAACGAACCTGATTTCAAGAAAAGGGGCGACCGGCTTGGCGCCGGTCGCCCCTTTTATTTTGACCCGCAGTGATATTTCAAAGGAAAGAGTATGCCCGGACACTGGAGTTTCGACGAATTAAAGCGCCACGTAACCAATGGCGAGATTGATACAGTTCTGGCCTGCTTTGTGGACATGCAGGGCCGGCTGATCGGCAAGCGGTTCCACGCTACCTATTTCGTTGAATCCGCCCACGACGAGACCCATGGCTGCAATTACCTGCTCGCCAACGATATCGATATGGAGCCTGTGCCGGGCTACAAGGCTGCCAGCTGGAAACAGGGCTATGGCGATTTCATCATCAAGCCGGACCTTTCGACGATCCGCCATATTCCATGGCTGGAAAAGTGCGCACTGGTATTATGCGATATTCTCGATCACCATCACCATGAGGACCTGGCGCATTCGCCGCGCAGTATCCTGAAGCGTCAGCTTGCCCGGCTCAAAGAGCGTGGCTACCTCGCTTATTTTGCCTCGGAACTCGAATTCTATCTCTTTGACGAGACCTACGAGACTGCTCGTGGCAAGCACTGGAAGGGCATGAATACGGCGTCGCCCTATATCCAGGATTATGTGATCCAGATGACCACCAAGGAAGACGCGGTAATGCGGGCTATCCGCAACGGGCTGTTCGATGCCGGTATTCCCGTCGAGAATTCCAAGGGCGAATGGGGACCTGGTCAGGAAGAGATCAATGTGCGCTATGCGGAAGCACTGGAAATGGCCGACCGCCATGTAATCATGAAGAACGGCTGCAAGGAAATCGCCACCCAGATGGGCAAGGCGATCACCTTCATGGCCAAGTACGATTACTCATTGGCCGGAAGCTCCAGCCATGTCCACAACTCCCTGTGGAGCGCCGATGGCAAGACGCCGCTGTTCTATGACAAGAAGGCGGAACACACGATGTCGCCACTGATGCGGCAGTGGGTAGCCGGGCAGCTGAAATACGCCGACGACTTCACCTATTTCCTTGCGCCGTATATCAACTCCTACAAGCGCTTTCAGGCAGGCACCTTTGCGCCTACGAAGAATGTGTGGAGTCTCGACAATCGCACCGCCGGTTTCCGTCTCTGCGGCGAGGGCACGAAAGGTATCCGTATCGAGTGCCGCATCGGCGGCGCCGATCTCAACCCATATCTAGCCTTTGCCGGGCTGATCGCTTCAGGTCTTGCCGGAATCGACGAGAAGCTGGAACTCGGCAAGCCATTCCAGGGCGACGCCTACGGCGGCGCTCGCCTGAGGGAAATCCCGAAGACGCTGCGTGACGCTACGGAAACACTTTCCCGCTCGAAAATGCTGAAGGCGGCGTTGGGTGAGGATGTCGTTGAGCACTATGTCCACACCGCCAAATGGGAACAGTTCGAATATGACCGCCGGGTGACCGACTGGGAGTTGCATCGCGGCTTCGAACGGTATTGAAGAACCAGAGATCAAGAACGCAGAGGTTTTGCCATGACCGAGACGGTCAAATTGATTACCCCGATCGACGGCTCCGTCTATGCGGAACGTCCTGTCGCTACCGACAAGGCCATCGACGCGGCTGTTGAATCCGCAAAACAGGCGCAGGCGGACTGGGCCCAGACCAGTATCGCAGAACGAGGCCGGTTATGCCTGGTGGCGCTCGACGCATTGCTCGCCATGAATGACGAGATTGTGCCGGAGATTGCCTGGCAGATGGGCCGGCCGGTACGTTATGGCGGTGAAAAGGGCGGTGTGGAAGAGCGCACGCGCTACATGGTCAAGATTGCCGAAACGGCGCTGGCTCCAGTCGTCGAAAACGACAGGCCGGGCTTTCGCCGTTACATCAAGCACGTTTCGCTCGGCGTCGTCATGGTCATCGCGCCGTGGAACTACCCCTATCTCACTGCGGTCAACACGATCATTCCGGCACTGATGGCAGGCAACAGCGTTATCCTGAAACACGCAGCGCAGACGCTGCTTGTCGGCGAGCGTTTCGCACAGGCGTTCGAGAAGGCCGGCTTGCCGAAAGGCGTGTTCCAGAACATCGTTCTGAGCCACGCGCAAACCGAAAAATTGCTGGCTTCGGGGAAGATCGATCACGTGAATTTCACCGGTTCGGTCGGTGGCGGGCGCGCTATCGAGAAGGCGGCTGCAGGAACTTTCATGACGTTGGGGCTAGAGCTTGGCGGGAAGGACCCGGCCTATGTACTGCCGGACGTCAATCTCGACCATGCCGTTGCCAATCTCGTCGACGGCGCCTTCTTCAATTCCGGCCAATGCTGCTGTGGCATCGAGCGCATTTATGTGCACGAGCATGTTTATGACCGGTTTGTCGATGGGTTCATCGATCTTACCAAGCAATATGTCGTCGGCAACCCGCTTGATGCAGCAACGACCATGGGCCCTATGGCGCAGACGCGCTTTGCCGATCTCGTGCGCGAGCAGAAGGCCGAAGCCTTGCGCAAGGGTGCAAAGGCGCATGTCGACATGAGCGTTGCCAATGACAAGGCCGGTTCGCCCTACCTTGCGCCGGAAGTGTTGACCGGTGTCGACCATCAGATGAGCGTGATGCGGGAGGAGAGCTTTGGTCCGATCGTCGGCATCATGAAGGTGCGCAATGACGAAGAGGCCGTGGCGTTGATGAATGACAGCCAGTACGGGCTGACAGCCTCGTTGTGGACGACCGACACGGACCATGCCGCGGATATCGGCGACAGGATCGAAACCGGCACGGTATTCATGAACCGTTGCGATTACATCGACCCGGCGCTGGTCTGGACCGGCGTCAAGGAGACGGGCAAGGGCGCGGCGATGTCGGCTATCGGCTATGGCAATTTGACGAGGCCCAAATCCTATCATTTGCGTGAAGAGATTTAACGATCAGCATGACTGCTGTGCGTGGTTCGACAAGCTCACCATGAGGGAAGTGGTGGATTGCAAGGAGTCAAGATCTGCAACGTTGGCGATTGTCGTTGCAACACTCTACCTCCCTCATGGTGAGCTTGTCGAACCACGCACAATAGAAGTTTCAACTTTTTCGACTTTCAAAAGAGACCCTGACATGACCCAGCTTTTCTCCAAATGGAACTATCCGACCACTGTGCGTTTTGGCGCGGGACGCATCAAGGAATTGCCGGAGGTTCTGGAAGCGACGGGGATCAAGACCCCGCTTTTCGTCACCGATCCCGGCCTCGCCAAGCTGCCGGTGGTGGCGAGTACGTTGAAAATCCTCGACGATGCCAAAGTGCCGTACGGCGTGTTCTCTGAAGTAAAGCCCAATCCCGTCGAGTCGAATTTAACGGCTGGTATTGCGGTCTTCAAAAAGGGCAAGCACGATGGCGTCATCGCTTTCGGCGGTGGTTCGGCACTCGATCTTGGCAAGCTGATCGCGTTCCAGGCGGGTCAGAAGCGCCCGGTATGGGATTTCGAGGATGTCGGTGACTGGTGGACCCGAGCCAATAGCGACGCGATCGCGCCAATCATCGCCGTGCCGACAACGGCCGGAACGGGTTCTGAGGTTGGCCGCGCCGGAGTCATCACCAATGAGGAAACCCACACGAAGAAGGTGATCTTTCATCCGAAACTCTTGCCGGCGATTGTCATCGCCGATCCGGAGCTTTCAGTCGGCATGCCAGGTTTCATAACGGCAGGTACGGGAATGGATGCTCTGGCGCATTGCCTGGAAGCCTATTGCGCGCCTGGTTATCATCCGATGGCCGACGGCATTGCTGTGGAGGGTGTCCGACTTGTGTTCGAGAACCTGCCGAAAGCCTATGCCAATGGCAAGGATCTGACGGCGCGGGCGCATATGATGAGTGCAGCCGCCATGGGCGCCACCGCGTTTCAGAAGGGTCTTGGCGCGATCCATTCCTTGTCGCATCCGATCGGCGCGATCTATGACACGCATCACGGCATGACCAATGCGGTGTTCATGCCTTATGTGCTGGCTTTCAACCGTGATGCGGTGGAGGAGCGTATCGCGAGACTTGCCAGCTATATCGGCATCAAGGGCGGTTTCGACGGTTTCGCCAAGGCCGTGCTCAAGCTGCGCAAGGAATTGAAGGTGCCGCATACGCTGCCCGGGCTGATCACCGACCTCGACATGACCAAGAAGCAGAAAGAATTGATTGCTGACATGGCCATCGTTGACCCGACCGCTGGCGGCAATCCGGTGAAACTGACCAAGAAAGCAGCACTGAAGCTGCTGGACGAGGCGATTGCGGGGTAGTCACTCCGGCGCACGATCAGGATTTCAAAAAGCGCAATTGTGTGGTATTTTCTTACTAATCCTCGATCGATCGATGAACGGTAAGAACCATGTCGGACACAGCAAGGCTTTCGGAAAAATTTCAGATATCGATCCCCAAGGCCGTGCGCGCCGCTCACCAATGGAAGGCAGGCCAGGAGTTTGCCTTCATTCCCAAGGGCACGGGGGTCCTGCTTGTCCCTGTGCCAAAACCTGACGAACTCGCCGGAATTGCCAAAGGGGCCGAAGCAACGGACTATCGTGATCGCAAAGATCGCTTCTGATGCTGGTCATCGATACGTCCGCCTGGATCGAATGGCTCATCTTCTCTCCTACCGGCGAGGCTGTCGGACGTCTCATACCGCCACGTGAAGGCTGGCTCGTGCCGACAATCGTTCAGCTTGAGCTGGCAAAATGGCTTGCTCGCGAGGTCGGAGGCGATAAGTCGGATCAGGTTATTGCTTTCACACAGACATGTGTTGTCGCGCCGCTTGAGACCTCCATTGCCCTTTTGGCTGCAGAGCTCTGCGTAAAGCACAAACTCGCGACTGCTGACGCAATCGTCTATGCGACCGCACTGGAATACGGAGCGAAGCTCTTGACCTGCGATGCACATTTCGAGGGTTTACCGGAAGTCAACTTTGTCGCGAAAAACAAAGCCGAAACCTGACAAATGGCGTTT
This is a stretch of genomic DNA from Phyllobacterium zundukense. It encodes these proteins:
- a CDS encoding amino acid permease encodes the protein MTHHDYTDTDKLEDVKVLHGMGYAQELERRMSRFSNFAISFSIICILSGGINSLAQATSGAGGAAIGIGWPLGCLVSAVFAIAMAQISSAYPTAGGLYHWGSILGNRGTGWLTAWFNLLGLITVLGAINVGTYYFFIGAFGGYLGIEDSTTVRIIFLAILTGLQALINHMGIGLTAKLTDFSGYLIFVTAIALSVVCLAVADSYDIGRLFTFSNYSGEAGGNVWPSTSGVWVFLLGLLLPIYTITGYDASAHTSEETVKAAHSVPRGMVSSVLWSAVFGYIMLCSFVLMIPDMNAAAAQGWNVFFWAMGEQVNPLIKDILYFLIFICQFLCGLATVTSVSRMIFAFARDKGLPGSSALSKVSPQHRTPVAAIWTGSILSVLFVWGSSLVSIGETPVYTIVVSCTVIFLFFSFAIPIALGFFAWGTPKWDKMGPWNLGEGTFKLFAVLSALAMALIFIIGIQPPNEWALYITVGFLIVTAIVWYGFEKRRFRGPPIGDEVARRAAEIAAAEKAVGERT
- a CDS encoding aldehyde dehydrogenase family protein, whose protein sequence is MTETVKLITPIDGSVYAERPVATDKAIDAAVESAKQAQADWAQTSIAERGRLCLVALDALLAMNDEIVPEIAWQMGRPVRYGGEKGGVEERTRYMVKIAETALAPVVENDRPGFRRYIKHVSLGVVMVIAPWNYPYLTAVNTIIPALMAGNSVILKHAAQTLLVGERFAQAFEKAGLPKGVFQNIVLSHAQTEKLLASGKIDHVNFTGSVGGGRAIEKAAAGTFMTLGLELGGKDPAYVLPDVNLDHAVANLVDGAFFNSGQCCCGIERIYVHEHVYDRFVDGFIDLTKQYVVGNPLDAATTMGPMAQTRFADLVREQKAEALRKGAKAHVDMSVANDKAGSPYLAPEVLTGVDHQMSVMREESFGPIVGIMKVRNDEEAVALMNDSQYGLTASLWTTDTDHAADIGDRIETGTVFMNRCDYIDPALVWTGVKETGKGAAMSAIGYGNLTRPKSYHLREEI
- a CDS encoding type II toxin-antitoxin system VapC family toxin, which gives rise to MLVIDTSAWIEWLIFSPTGEAVGRLIPPREGWLVPTIVQLELAKWLAREVGGDKSDQVIAFTQTCVVAPLETSIALLAAELCVKHKLATADAIVYATALEYGAKLLTCDAHFEGLPEVNFVAKNKAET
- a CDS encoding iron-containing alcohol dehydrogenase, which gives rise to MTQLFSKWNYPTTVRFGAGRIKELPEVLEATGIKTPLFVTDPGLAKLPVVASTLKILDDAKVPYGVFSEVKPNPVESNLTAGIAVFKKGKHDGVIAFGGGSALDLGKLIAFQAGQKRPVWDFEDVGDWWTRANSDAIAPIIAVPTTAGTGSEVGRAGVITNEETHTKKVIFHPKLLPAIVIADPELSVGMPGFITAGTGMDALAHCLEAYCAPGYHPMADGIAVEGVRLVFENLPKAYANGKDLTARAHMMSAAAMGATAFQKGLGAIHSLSHPIGAIYDTHHGMTNAVFMPYVLAFNRDAVEERIARLASYIGIKGGFDGFAKAVLKLRKELKVPHTLPGLITDLDMTKKQKELIADMAIVDPTAGGNPVKLTKKAALKLLDEAIAG
- a CDS encoding glutamine synthetase family protein → MPGHWSFDELKRHVTNGEIDTVLACFVDMQGRLIGKRFHATYFVESAHDETHGCNYLLANDIDMEPVPGYKAASWKQGYGDFIIKPDLSTIRHIPWLEKCALVLCDILDHHHHEDLAHSPRSILKRQLARLKERGYLAYFASELEFYLFDETYETARGKHWKGMNTASPYIQDYVIQMTTKEDAVMRAIRNGLFDAGIPVENSKGEWGPGQEEINVRYAEALEMADRHVIMKNGCKEIATQMGKAITFMAKYDYSLAGSSSHVHNSLWSADGKTPLFYDKKAEHTMSPLMRQWVAGQLKYADDFTYFLAPYINSYKRFQAGTFAPTKNVWSLDNRTAGFRLCGEGTKGIRIECRIGGADLNPYLAFAGLIASGLAGIDEKLELGKPFQGDAYGGARLREIPKTLRDATETLSRSKMLKAALGEDVVEHYVHTAKWEQFEYDRRVTDWELHRGFERY
- a CDS encoding AbrB/MazE/SpoVT family DNA-binding domain-containing protein, whose product is MSDTARLSEKFQISIPKAVRAAHQWKAGQEFAFIPKGTGVLLVPVPKPDELAGIAKGAEATDYRDRKDRF